The following are encoded in a window of Vibrio azureus genomic DNA:
- the cas3 gene encoding CRISPR-associated helicase Cas3', which translates to MRRRKINTLSQVPLVPYAECPAKTFTDKYGQVCLGRSVFNHCQIVGHIARKLLSQLPVSLTNQLFPTGSELLAAAHDIGKVSPTFFLKLHRATHHSCDSKLSKFSLFFSLNETSWGGHAGVSALTLKQVGFDGQAQTVVGQHHGFNPEVNMRSASDECFGGEVWQKERKALLDALGDEFEVNIPENLTEAQVRAISGLTSVADWIGSGSWFDNPASPWQINIDKAITSAGYIPFKVRKGLTFSDTFGFSPREAQSKLLATCDQPGVYVLEAPMGLGKTEAALYCAYKMLATGIATGIYFALPTQLTSNKIYERFNQFLTTILDEDCPHRRALLLHGSAWLEETEMAEEGAPGSSWFNTSKRGLLAPFAVGTLDQALMATMNVRHGFVRAFGLAGKVVILDEIHSYDAYTSVILDELVALLVELKCTVIILSATLSQARRQSLLSIDVCSKHYPLITAVKKDVEEILVSPPPVQNVHIQFVSNESMAVEESLRRAELGQQVLWVENTVKEAQERYLDFAARCHELGISCGLLHSRFTPDDRASCEDKWVTALGKSGWHTRQQKGCVIVGTQVLEQSLDIDADFLITRFAPTDMMLQRLGRLWRHNDTPRPDSARCEAWLLAPSLNSAIHTPRTSFGASAAVYSEYVLCRSLEAWTKKLTKTSLICLPTDIRPLIDDTYHERKEEGPMAAMRYQLMEGSPHKKGLNALRQLARLTLSEAGKARSDTDAQTRYSEEDSAEILLLSSMLPDSENKQTKLTLLNGDQLILPWQKHRLNAHQWRSLSRKLMRQVVPCRRSQMPQTLPRERCRQLGFGHVFYLGHPEFAETVPFAIAIQSLDRELQGFEQRLSDRFTYQYRQDIGLQIFKNKE; encoded by the coding sequence ATGAGGCGCAGAAAAATAAATACATTATCGCAAGTGCCTTTAGTCCCCTACGCTGAATGTCCAGCAAAAACCTTTACTGATAAATATGGTCAAGTGTGTTTAGGTCGGAGTGTGTTTAATCATTGCCAAATTGTTGGACATATTGCTAGAAAGCTATTGAGTCAATTGCCTGTCTCCCTAACAAACCAGCTCTTTCCGACAGGCTCTGAGCTACTTGCGGCTGCGCATGACATTGGTAAAGTCAGCCCTACTTTTTTTCTCAAACTGCACAGAGCTACGCATCATTCGTGTGATAGTAAACTTTCTAAATTCAGTCTTTTTTTTAGCCTAAACGAAACCAGTTGGGGAGGGCATGCTGGGGTCAGTGCTCTTACTCTGAAACAGGTTGGTTTTGATGGTCAAGCTCAGACCGTCGTTGGACAACATCATGGCTTTAATCCAGAAGTTAACATGCGAAGTGCCTCTGACGAATGTTTTGGCGGTGAAGTATGGCAAAAAGAGCGCAAAGCTTTACTTGATGCTTTGGGCGATGAGTTCGAGGTGAACATTCCAGAAAATCTTACTGAAGCACAAGTACGAGCCATATCTGGCCTGACAAGTGTGGCGGATTGGATAGGCTCGGGTTCCTGGTTTGATAATCCGGCCTCACCGTGGCAAATCAATATAGACAAAGCCATTACCAGCGCAGGCTATATACCGTTTAAGGTTCGAAAAGGGCTGACATTTTCGGACACATTTGGATTCAGTCCAAGAGAAGCACAAAGTAAGCTGCTTGCGACTTGTGATCAACCTGGCGTGTATGTTCTTGAAGCTCCAATGGGGTTAGGAAAAACAGAAGCTGCCCTTTATTGCGCTTATAAAATGTTGGCAACAGGTATCGCAACAGGTATCTACTTCGCGCTGCCAACGCAATTGACCTCCAATAAAATTTATGAACGCTTTAATCAATTTCTTACAACCATTCTTGATGAGGATTGCCCTCATCGGCGTGCTCTTTTGCTTCATGGCAGTGCATGGTTGGAAGAAACAGAAATGGCTGAAGAAGGGGCTCCGGGTAGCAGTTGGTTTAATACCAGTAAACGTGGTTTGCTTGCGCCTTTTGCTGTAGGAACATTAGATCAGGCCCTGATGGCGACGATGAATGTACGCCATGGATTTGTCCGTGCATTTGGTCTTGCTGGGAAAGTGGTCATACTCGATGAAATTCATAGTTATGACGCCTACACCAGTGTAATTTTAGATGAACTCGTCGCCCTTCTCGTTGAGCTGAAATGCACCGTGATTATTTTGAGCGCTACGCTCAGTCAGGCAAGGCGGCAGTCACTTCTTTCCATTGACGTTTGCAGTAAACACTATCCTCTGATCACTGCCGTTAAAAAAGACGTGGAAGAAATCCTGGTTTCACCGCCACCTGTTCAAAATGTGCATATCCAATTTGTCTCTAATGAGTCTATGGCTGTAGAAGAATCATTGCGTCGCGCAGAGCTTGGCCAGCAAGTCCTGTGGGTTGAAAATACGGTAAAAGAGGCCCAAGAGCGTTATCTTGACTTCGCTGCTCGATGCCATGAACTGGGCATTTCTTGTGGTTTATTGCACTCTAGATTTACACCTGACGATAGGGCTAGTTGTGAAGACAAATGGGTAACGGCCTTGGGCAAGTCCGGTTGGCACACTCGACAACAGAAAGGCTGCGTGATTGTTGGTACGCAGGTACTGGAGCAGTCATTAGATATTGATGCCGATTTTCTTATTACCCGTTTTGCGCCGACCGATATGATGTTACAAAGATTAGGGCGTCTGTGGCGTCATAACGATACCCCTCGTCCGGACTCTGCACGTTGTGAGGCATGGTTGCTCGCACCTTCTCTGAACTCAGCGATACACACACCACGAACCAGCTTTGGTGCATCGGCGGCGGTTTACAGTGAGTATGTTCTGTGTCGTTCACTAGAAGCGTGGACGAAAAAGCTCACCAAGACGAGCTTGATTTGTCTTCCCACCGATATACGTCCCCTCATCGATGACACTTATCACGAACGAAAAGAAGAGGGGCCGATGGCGGCGATGCGTTATCAACTTATGGAGGGCTCCCCTCATAAAAAAGGCCTGAATGCTCTACGACAACTGGCCAGGCTTACGCTTTCTGAAGCAGGGAAAGCTCGCTCAGATACAGACGCTCAAACTCGTTATAGTGAAGAAGATTCAGCAGAGATTTTGCTGTTGTCCTCCATGCTCCCTGACTCAGAAAACAAACAAACCAAGCTTACCTTATTGAACGGTGACCAACTTATTTTACCTTGGCAAAAACACCGCCTTAACGCTCACCAATGGCGCAGCCTTAGCCGTAAATTAATGCGGCAGGTGGTGCCTTGCAGGCGCTCTCAAATGCCACAGACTTTACCCCGTGAACGCTGCAGACAATTAGGTTTTGGTCACGTGTTTTATCTGGGGCATCCCGAGTTTGCTGAAACGGTGCCCTTTGCCATTGCAATTCAAAGCTTGGATAGAGAGCTACAAGGTTTTGAACAACGTCTTTCCGATCGTTTTACTTATCAGTACAGACAAGACATTGGCCTTCAAATTTTCAAAAATAAGGAATGA